A genomic stretch from Deltaproteobacteria bacterium HGW-Deltaproteobacteria-2 includes:
- a CDS encoding 5-aminoimidazole-4-carboxamide ribonucleotide transformylase (Catalyzes the formylation of AICAR with 10-formyl-tetrahydrofolate to yield FAICAR and tetrahydrofolate) has protein sequence MNEIALKYGCNPNQKPARIFMVDDSNLPVEVLNGKPGYINFLDALNSWQLVKELKENTGMVAAASFKHVSPAGAALGYPLDRVLRKMYHIDPKMKLSKLACAYARARGADRMSSFGDWIALSDVCDVSTAKIIKNEVTDGIIAPGYEPEALEILKTKKKGGYNVVAIDPNYVPVSLEHKQVYGITFEQGRNSLKIDNSMLENIVTENKTLTDAQKRDLVLSLITLKYTQSNSVCYVQDGQVIGVGAGQQSRIHCTRLAGQKADNWQLRHMPKVLNLPFRDDVAKPNRDNAIDVYLGETPEDVIGDDVWAETFNRKPKPLTKAQKQRWLSKVTGVCLGSDAFFPFGDNIERAHRSGVTAIVEAGGSIRDQQVIDTCNKYGIVMAFCGLRLFHH, from the coding sequence ATGAACGAAATAGCGCTTAAATACGGCTGCAATCCCAACCAGAAACCCGCCCGAATCTTTATGGTGGACGACAGCAATCTGCCGGTTGAGGTATTGAACGGTAAGCCCGGCTATATAAACTTTTTGGATGCTCTCAACAGTTGGCAGCTGGTGAAAGAGCTAAAAGAAAATACCGGTATGGTTGCCGCGGCATCCTTTAAACATGTTTCTCCAGCTGGCGCTGCCTTGGGTTATCCTTTGGACAGAGTTCTGCGCAAAATGTATCACATCGATCCCAAAATGAAACTATCCAAGCTTGCCTGCGCTTACGCCCGTGCCCGCGGCGCCGATCGCATGAGCAGCTTCGGCGACTGGATTGCGCTTTCCGATGTGTGCGATGTATCCACGGCGAAGATTATCAAAAATGAAGTAACCGATGGCATCATTGCTCCTGGTTATGAACCGGAAGCTCTGGAAATTTTAAAGACCAAGAAAAAAGGCGGCTACAACGTGGTCGCCATCGACCCCAATTATGTACCCGTCTCTCTGGAGCACAAGCAGGTTTACGGCATTACCTTCGAGCAGGGACGAAACAGCCTGAAGATTGACAACAGCATGCTGGAAAATATTGTTACCGAGAACAAGACTCTGACCGATGCACAGAAACGTGACTTGGTGTTGAGCCTGATTACACTGAAATACACTCAGTCAAATAGCGTGTGCTATGTGCAGGATGGCCAGGTCATCGGCGTGGGCGCGGGACAGCAAAGCCGCATCCACTGCACCCGTCTGGCCGGGCAGAAGGCCGACAACTGGCAGCTGCGCCATATGCCCAAGGTGCTGAATCTGCCTTTCCGTGACGATGTTGCCAAGCCCAATCGCGACAATGCTATTGACGTTTACCTGGGCGAAACACCGGAAGATGTTATCGGCGATGATGTTTGGGCTGAAACCTTCAACCGTAAGCCCAAACCATTAACCAAGGCTCAAAAGCAAAGGTGGCTGAGCAAGGTCACAGGTGTTTGCTTAGGCAGTGATGCGTTCTTCCCCTTTGGCGATAATATCGAACGTGCGCATCGTAGCGGTGTAACCGCCATTGTCGAGGCCGGTGGTTCCATCCGCGACCAGCAGGTAATCGATACCTGCAACAAATACGGTATTGTGATGGCCTTTTGCGGCCTGCGCTTGTTCCATCATTAA
- a CDS encoding glycyl-radical enzyme activating protein gives MICSQMYRTKSSSGRHMGSVEPFIFSVQHFCLHDGPGIRSLVFFKGCPLRCPWCQNIESWKLEPEIAFKAHLCINCGRCVEKCPEHAFSKIGKRNARFCRYCFTCTDNCPSGAMTRLGVLRSVENIMEELRPEFSLFKTSGGGVTFTGGEPTLYPEFTGRLAKALHSEGIDVALETCGLFNLEKLRPLLQDLQLVLFDIKVFDDAKHRRLCGAGNIEIKNNLKHLVDDWNKKIGPFVWPRLPIVPGMTDGNDNIKGWAGFLRELGLSFLTIVPYHPMGVSKRKWLGLPSMSDIRVPGDAELKLIEQSFMDEGISVYKPGEENIKDHYNGN, from the coding sequence ATGATCTGCAGCCAGATGTACAGGACGAAATCATCGAGCGGACGACACATGGGATCGGTTGAGCCATTCATCTTTTCCGTCCAGCATTTCTGTCTTCATGATGGTCCCGGCATTAGAAGCCTGGTTTTTTTCAAGGGTTGCCCCTTGCGCTGTCCCTGGTGCCAGAACATCGAATCCTGGAAGCTGGAACCTGAAATTGCCTTCAAAGCTCATCTTTGTATAAACTGCGGCAGGTGTGTAGAAAAATGTCCCGAGCATGCTTTTTCGAAAATTGGAAAAAGAAATGCTCGATTTTGCCGTTACTGCTTTACCTGCACCGACAATTGCCCCTCCGGCGCCATGACGCGCTTAGGTGTCTTGCGGTCTGTGGAAAACATCATGGAAGAATTGCGTCCAGAGTTTTCACTATTTAAGACATCCGGAGGCGGCGTAACTTTCACCGGCGGCGAGCCGACACTCTATCCGGAATTTACCGGCAGATTGGCCAAGGCTCTGCACTCCGAAGGAATTGATGTTGCTCTGGAGACTTGTGGATTATTCAATCTGGAGAAACTAAGACCACTTTTGCAGGATCTGCAGCTGGTGCTTTTTGATATAAAAGTTTTTGATGACGCAAAGCACCGGCGGTTATGCGGTGCGGGAAACATAGAGATTAAGAATAACCTGAAACATCTTGTGGATGATTGGAACAAAAAAATTGGCCCTTTTGTATGGCCGCGCCTTCCTATTGTTCCGGGAATGACTGACGGAAACGATAACATAAAAGGTTGGGCCGGTTTTCTTCGCGAGCTGGGACTATCTTTTCTGACTATAGTGCCCTATCATCCTATGGGAGTTAGCAAACGCAAATGGCTGGGGCTCCCGTCAATGTCTGACATACGCGTTCCTGGCGACGCGGAGCTTAAGTTAATCGAACAGTCGTTCATGGATGAGGGAATCAGTGTGTATAAACCAGGTGAGGAAAATATAAAAGACCATTACAACGGCAATTAA
- the pyk gene encoding pyruvate kinase, translating to MKKEFLIKKRKTKLVITMGPALQDEGSLREALKLADAVRLNASHSKPEERTPVLKLIRKISDELGRIIPVFLDLQGPKWRIGLLEVPVIMEKDSIGVLYAAGTPAPNGYQWAAPLPHPELFTGAKIGQIWVLDDGALKLEVVETSNQQILLKVLVGGLLKARKGVHPIGLDVAFDPLTPKDLEDVRWGVDKGVDLFAQSFVRRASDVEALSLHIRELGGPQTIIAKIEHPQALDNLEGILHVSWGVMVARGDLGVEFGVEKVPALQKQIIRKARQALKPVITATQMLESMIENPQPTRAEASDVANAIWDGTDAVMLSAESAVGKHPLEAVHYLDSIAADADAHYKPRIGLLADTLEEDLSGRTDVSVAFAACRTAEEIGAKLIVVFTEGGGSARLVSRLAADIPVIGATTDIVNARRMGLLRGVESLLIPRAKHLSEMLASIQPLLKTMKGLESGDRVVMTLGHPLWTKGTTNMMRVETY from the coding sequence ATGAAAAAAGAATTTCTTATCAAAAAACGTAAGACCAAGCTGGTAATAACCATGGGGCCGGCCTTGCAAGACGAGGGATCCCTTCGGGAAGCCCTGAAACTCGCTGACGCGGTTCGTCTTAACGCCAGCCACAGCAAGCCTGAGGAACGAACGCCGGTCCTTAAACTTATAAGGAAAATTTCGGATGAGCTGGGACGAATAATCCCCGTTTTTCTGGATCTCCAGGGGCCCAAGTGGCGGATAGGTTTATTGGAAGTGCCGGTAATCATGGAGAAGGACAGTATCGGCGTCCTCTACGCAGCCGGTACGCCCGCGCCCAATGGTTATCAGTGGGCGGCGCCTCTGCCACACCCGGAATTGTTCACGGGAGCTAAGATCGGCCAGATATGGGTGCTGGACGATGGCGCATTAAAACTTGAAGTCGTGGAAACAAGCAATCAACAGATCCTGTTGAAAGTTTTGGTTGGCGGTCTGCTGAAAGCACGCAAGGGCGTCCATCCTATTGGACTGGATGTAGCCTTCGATCCCCTGACTCCCAAGGACCTTGAAGACGTCCGCTGGGGTGTGGATAAGGGCGTGGATCTCTTCGCTCAAAGTTTTGTGCGCCGTGCTTCCGACGTGGAGGCGCTTAGTCTGCATATCAGGGAACTTGGCGGACCCCAGACCATTATCGCCAAGATCGAGCATCCCCAGGCCTTGGACAATCTGGAAGGGATTTTGCACGTGAGCTGGGGTGTCATGGTGGCGCGGGGAGATCTGGGAGTGGAATTCGGCGTGGAGAAAGTGCCAGCGCTCCAGAAGCAAATTATCCGGAAGGCGCGCCAGGCCTTGAAACCTGTAATCACCGCTACCCAGATGCTGGAGAGCATGATCGAGAATCCACAACCCACCCGAGCCGAGGCGAGCGACGTTGCCAATGCTATCTGGGACGGTACCGACGCCGTGATGCTTTCCGCCGAAAGTGCCGTGGGTAAGCATCCCCTTGAAGCCGTGCACTACCTGGATAGCATTGCCGCTGACGCTGATGCGCACTACAAACCCCGCATCGGCTTATTGGCTGATACCCTGGAGGAGGATCTCTCCGGTCGCACGGATGTATCCGTTGCCTTCGCAGCCTGCCGCACTGCGGAGGAGATTGGCGCCAAGCTTATCGTAGTCTTCACCGAAGGCGGCGGCAGTGCCCGCCTGGTCTCCCGGCTGGCAGCGGATATTCCCGTTATCGGCGCCACCACGGACATCGTAAACGCCCGGCGCATGGGTCTTCTGCGGGGCGTGGAGAGCCTGCTTATCCCCAGGGCGAAACATCTCTCGGAAATGCTGGCATCCATCCAGCCGCTCCTGAAAACCATGAAGGGGCTTGAGTCCGGTGATCGTGTCGTCATGACGCTCGGCCACCCGCTGTGGACTAAGGGAACAACGAACATGATGAGAGTGGAAACGTACTAA
- a CDS encoding threonylcarbamoyl-AMP synthase has protein sequence MREILKPDADNSEEKVLSRAAEILAGGGIIAYPTETFYGLGADATNEKAIKKIFAVKGRNFKNPISLIIGKPEDTYTLVRDIPESAQKLMAAFWPGALTIVFQASDKIPPLLTAGSGKIGLRISSHPIALKIIQKLKKPLTATSANLSGLPECSLASEVIKQIGDKVDAILDGGKTQGGKASTIIDVTCDPPVILREGTISRQIIEECINR, from the coding sequence ATGCGGGAAATCCTGAAACCAGACGCAGATAATTCTGAAGAGAAAGTTCTGAGCAGAGCGGCAGAAATTCTGGCTGGCGGCGGCATTATCGCCTACCCGACGGAAACGTTTTACGGCCTGGGCGCAGACGCAACAAACGAAAAAGCAATCAAGAAAATTTTTGCCGTCAAAGGAAGAAATTTTAAAAACCCTATCTCACTGATTATCGGCAAGCCTGAGGATACTTATACCCTTGTCCGGGATATCCCTGAATCAGCGCAAAAACTGATGGCGGCCTTCTGGCCGGGAGCGCTGACGATTGTTTTCCAGGCTTCAGATAAAATACCGCCGCTGCTTACTGCCGGAAGCGGAAAAATCGGCCTGCGTATTTCCAGCCATCCGATTGCCCTGAAAATAATTCAAAAACTAAAAAAACCACTCACAGCAACAAGCGCCAACCTTTCCGGCTTACCCGAATGCTCACTGGCTTCCGAAGTTATTAAACAAATAGGTGACAAGGTTGATGCGATTTTAGACGGGGGGAAAACCCAAGGCGGCAAGGCGTCTACCATTATTGATGTTACCTGCGATCCGCCAGTTATTCTGCGCGAAGGAACAATTAGTAGACAAATAATCGAAGAATGCATTAATCGTTAA
- the purE gene encoding 5-(carboxyamino)imidazole ribonucleotide mutase: protein MKAKSAPKNVIVSVVMGSDSDLPVMAEATKVLEDFGIGYELILTSAHRTPLRTTKFAVSAAGRGIKVIIVGAGAAAHLAGVIAAQTTLPVIGVPIDSTSLHGLDALLSTVQMPGGVPVGSMAIGKSGAKNAALFAARILAIGNKEISVKLSAHKNKMSKDVQKKQENLKCGKS, encoded by the coding sequence ATGAAAGCAAAAAGTGCCCCAAAAAATGTGATAGTCAGTGTAGTAATGGGCAGTGATTCGGATTTGCCAGTTATGGCGGAAGCAACCAAAGTACTGGAAGATTTTGGCATTGGCTATGAACTGATTCTGACTTCGGCACATCGCACGCCCCTGCGGACAACCAAGTTTGCAGTTTCCGCAGCTGGACGCGGCATTAAAGTAATTATCGTGGGAGCGGGAGCTGCCGCTCATCTGGCTGGTGTGATTGCCGCGCAGACAACCTTGCCTGTAATCGGAGTTCCCATTGACTCCACTTCTCTGCATGGCCTTGACGCTCTGCTCTCCACCGTTCAGATGCCCGGGGGTGTACCTGTCGGGTCCATGGCCATTGGCAAATCAGGAGCTAAAAATGCCGCATTGTTTGCCGCTCGTATTCTTGCCATAGGAAACAAAGAAATAAGCGTAAAACTTTCCGCCCACAAAAATAAAATGTCCAAGGATGTTCAAAAGAAACAGGAAAACCTCAAATGCGGGAAATCCTGA
- the cysK gene encoding cysteine synthase A, producing MLTDNILNLIGNTPLIQLKNSRIFAKAEFLNPGGSIKDRVALSMLEGAERDGKLQPDTIIVEPTSGNTGIGVALVGRLKGYRVIIVMPENMSEERKKLIEALGAELILTPAEESIGGAVKKVTELAASNSKVYVPQQFENPDNPRVHYEETARELWRQMNGVVDYFVAGVGSGGTLQGVGKFLKEHRPDARIVAVEPKNVSALLGHEPGLHQIQGIGDGFIPAVLDVKLVDEVIEVTDEDAIETTRELGRSMGLLVGISSGANVWAARQLEKKYPGNIATVLPDRAERYFSTALL from the coding sequence ATGTTAACGGATAATATACTCAATCTTATTGGCAATACGCCGCTCATCCAACTCAAAAATTCACGCATTTTCGCCAAAGCTGAATTTCTGAATCCTGGGGGAAGTATCAAAGACCGTGTTGCGTTATCAATGCTGGAAGGTGCCGAGCGCGACGGGAAATTACAACCGGACACAATCATTGTTGAACCGACCAGCGGGAATACCGGCATCGGCGTGGCGCTTGTCGGACGCCTGAAAGGATACCGTGTTATCATCGTGATGCCCGAGAACATGAGTGAAGAACGCAAGAAACTCATTGAGGCGCTGGGCGCAGAATTGATTTTAACGCCCGCGGAAGAAAGCATCGGAGGCGCTGTGAAAAAAGTTACCGAACTGGCGGCATCGAATTCGAAAGTGTATGTGCCGCAGCAATTCGAAAACCCGGACAACCCGCGCGTGCATTACGAAGAAACTGCGCGCGAATTATGGCGTCAGATGAACGGGGTGGTTGATTATTTCGTTGCGGGAGTCGGAAGCGGCGGAACCCTCCAGGGGGTTGGAAAGTTTCTTAAGGAGCATCGGCCTGATGCCCGTATCGTGGCCGTAGAACCGAAAAACGTTTCCGCATTGCTCGGCCACGAACCGGGTTTGCATCAAATACAGGGGATCGGTGATGGTTTCATTCCTGCTGTGCTGGATGTCAAACTGGTGGACGAAGTTATCGAAGTCACCGACGAAGATGCCATCGAAACGACACGTGAACTGGGGAGAAGCATGGGGCTCCTGGTCGGCATTTCATCCGGAGCGAATGTCTGGGCCGCGCGTCAGTTGGAGAAAAAATATCCGGGCAATATTGCAACGGTGCTTCCCGACCGCGCCGAACGGTATTTCAGCACAGCACTGTTATAA
- a CDS encoding nitroreductase yields MLFSEPVVNIIRRRKSIRTYLDTPLEENKKETLNKFISENVVGPFGTKSRFIFITSTEQDKESLKGLITYGMIKNPTGFIIGAAENSPHNLEDYGYLMEKNILKVTDLNLGTCWLGGTFNSSGFAQKIALQNNEVIPAVTPVGYAVPKITLVDSVIRNSTGADKRKSWSSLFFNKDDKPLSVEQAGRYETSLEMVRLAPSASNLQPWRIIKENDLNTYHFYIKRNPGLKQIFFMKSDLQRVDIGIGMCHFELAAEEKGLKGVWEISDPHRKGMADKLDYTATWVGSN; encoded by the coding sequence ATGTTATTCAGTGAGCCTGTTGTAAACATTATCCGCCGGCGCAAATCGATCAGAACCTATTTAGATACTCCTCTAGAGGAAAACAAAAAAGAAACGTTAAATAAGTTTATTTCCGAAAATGTTGTGGGACCTTTCGGAACAAAATCACGTTTCATCTTTATAACGTCCACCGAACAAGATAAAGAATCTTTAAAAGGTCTAATTACTTATGGAATGATAAAAAACCCTACGGGATTTATCATAGGCGCAGCAGAAAACTCCCCACACAATCTTGAAGACTACGGCTATCTGATGGAGAAAAATATTCTGAAGGTAACGGATCTGAACTTAGGCACGTGCTGGCTGGGAGGCACATTTAATTCCAGCGGCTTCGCACAGAAGATAGCTTTACAAAACAATGAAGTCATACCGGCTGTAACACCTGTAGGTTACGCTGTGCCTAAGATTACTTTAGTAGATTCCGTAATTCGTAACTCCACTGGAGCGGACAAACGCAAGTCGTGGAGTTCTTTATTTTTCAACAAAGATGATAAACCGCTTTCCGTCGAGCAAGCCGGCCGTTACGAAACATCGCTGGAAATGGTGCGCCTTGCGCCTTCGGCCAGTAACCTCCAGCCTTGGCGTATAATAAAAGAAAACGATCTGAATACCTATCATTTTTACATAAAACGTAATCCGGGATTAAAACAAATCTTTTTCATGAAATCAGACTTGCAACGTGTGGATATAGGTATTGGCATGTGTCATTTTGAACTTGCGGCAGAAGAGAAAGGATTGAAAGGTGTCTGGGAAATAAGTGATCCCCACCGCAAAGGTATGGCCGACAAACTGGATTATACTGCGACCTGGGTTGGCAGTAATTAA
- a CDS encoding peptidylprolyl isomerase → MKNDLKAVIETNKGTINLCLFAEKTPLTVGNFINLSRRGYYNGLKFHRVIPDFMIQGGCPFGDGRGGPGYKFQDEFVKELRHSKPGIFSMANAGPQTNGSQFFITHVPTPWLDGKHTVFGEVVSDADQKVVNQIAQGDKIISVTIEGDIAELMEKINPVIEKWNAILDENFPKLSKAPKA, encoded by the coding sequence ATGAAAAACGATTTAAAAGCGGTTATTGAAACAAATAAAGGAACAATAAATTTATGCCTGTTTGCCGAGAAGACGCCGCTTACGGTGGGCAATTTTATAAATCTGTCCCGGCGCGGATACTACAATGGCTTAAAATTTCACCGGGTGATTCCCGATTTCATGATTCAGGGAGGCTGTCCTTTTGGCGATGGCCGCGGTGGGCCCGGATACAAATTCCAGGATGAATTTGTCAAAGAGTTGCGTCACAGCAAACCCGGCATTTTTTCGATGGCCAACGCCGGCCCTCAAACAAACGGCAGCCAGTTTTTTATTACTCATGTACCGACACCATGGTTGGACGGCAAGCACACGGTTTTTGGCGAAGTTGTCAGTGACGCCGACCAGAAGGTTGTCAATCAGATTGCTCAGGGCGATAAAATCATTTCCGTAACAATCGAAGGTGATATTGCGGAACTTATGGAAAAAATCAATCCTGTGATAGAAAAATGGAATGCGATCCTGGATGAAAATTTCCCTAAACTTTCGAAGGCACCGAAAGCATAG
- the mutY gene encoding A/G-specific adenine glycosylase, which produces MSPELYHDKIKSPLNRQLLVWYKRNQRSLPWRKTSNPYLIWISEIMLQQTQVDTVIPYYHRFLKAFPTVSSLARAPLQDVLKTWENLGYYSRARNIHAAARMIVEKFDGRIPANLEVIQTLPGVGLYTAGAILSIAYGQALPAVDGNVRRILCRLFAIRKPVDDAQEQKQLQKLAASLIPVKHPGDFNQALMDLGATICKAKNPDCSRCPIVNLCQARLHDLQNVLPITRKSPAIPHRQAAAAVIRNSKGMLLVVQRPTSGLLASLWKLPGGFIKSDEDSENSLRRNVKEELGIAIRTGKHLASVNHAYTHFRITLHAYECHLLKGTPKPIGCQNWQWTSLTDLKKLPLSKIDRMIMTTIL; this is translated from the coding sequence ATGTCCCCTGAACTTTATCACGATAAAATCAAAAGTCCTCTGAACCGCCAACTGCTGGTCTGGTACAAGCGCAATCAGCGCTCCCTTCCCTGGCGCAAAACAAGCAATCCTTATCTTATCTGGATTTCGGAGATCATGCTTCAGCAAACGCAGGTTGACACAGTAATTCCTTACTATCATCGTTTCCTGAAAGCTTTTCCCACTGTTTCCTCGCTCGCTCGCGCCCCCTTACAGGATGTGCTCAAGACCTGGGAAAATCTGGGTTACTATTCACGGGCCAGAAATATCCACGCTGCCGCCCGGATGATTGTAGAGAAGTTCGATGGCCGGATCCCCGCTAATTTGGAAGTGATACAAACACTACCCGGCGTAGGCCTTTACACAGCCGGTGCAATCTTAAGCATTGCCTACGGACAGGCTTTGCCCGCCGTGGATGGCAACGTCCGCCGGATTTTATGCCGCCTTTTTGCCATCCGCAAACCAGTGGACGACGCACAGGAGCAAAAGCAATTGCAAAAACTCGCCGCTTCGCTGATACCTGTCAAACATCCCGGCGATTTCAACCAGGCACTGATGGATTTGGGAGCAACGATCTGTAAAGCCAAAAATCCCGACTGTTCCCGTTGCCCCATAGTCAATCTCTGCCAGGCGCGGCTTCACGATTTACAAAACGTTTTGCCGATAACCAGAAAATCCCCCGCAATTCCTCATCGTCAGGCTGCTGCTGCCGTCATCAGAAATTCAAAGGGCATGCTGCTGGTTGTTCAGCGGCCAACATCAGGTTTGCTGGCTTCTTTGTGGAAACTGCCCGGCGGCTTTATAAAATCAGATGAAGACTCGGAAAACAGTTTGAGGCGTAACGTGAAAGAAGAACTCGGCATTGCCATCAGAACAGGAAAACATTTGGCCTCGGTCAATCATGCTTACACGCATTTCCGCATCACTCTTCACGCATATGAATGCCACTTACTGAAAGGCACACCTAAGCCAATTGGTTGCCAGAATTGGCAATGGACATCCCTCACCGACTTAAAGAAATTGCCTTTGTCGAAGATTGACCGAATGATTATGACAACAATCTTATGA
- a CDS encoding radical SAM protein, translating to MRYEGNIFRPFSEANSYLLQCTIGCSHNQCTFCGMYKDKKYRKRSLPEITEDIAMAKDSYGNLEKVFLCDGDAIALETDTLLAILKKLYQTFPSLRHVGSYVGPQSTLSKSIEELNALRNAGLTKAYLGVETGDDELLMKVKKGVDSDQMLKAGQNLVAAGINLSAMVLLGLAGKGEVSRRHALATAKICNEMKPQYLAALTVTPVPGTVLYSQLERGKFKLLDPFETLEEMKQIFENITADNMKFIGTHASNYLPVTGTLQKDKQKMIALVDAVLENRDENMLRPDHLRGL from the coding sequence TTGAGATACGAAGGAAATATATTCCGGCCGTTTAGCGAAGCCAACAGTTATCTTCTGCAATGTACTATCGGCTGTTCCCATAATCAATGCACTTTCTGTGGCATGTACAAAGACAAAAAATACAGAAAGCGAAGTCTTCCCGAAATTACGGAAGACATCGCCATGGCCAAAGATTCCTATGGCAATTTGGAAAAAGTTTTTCTTTGTGATGGCGATGCGATTGCTCTGGAAACGGATACTCTTCTGGCAATACTTAAAAAACTTTATCAAACATTCCCATCCCTGCGCCATGTGGGAAGCTACGTCGGACCACAAAGCACCTTGTCCAAATCCATAGAAGAATTAAATGCACTTCGAAATGCCGGTCTGACCAAGGCTTATCTTGGCGTGGAAACTGGTGATGACGAACTTCTGATGAAAGTGAAAAAAGGAGTTGATTCTGACCAGATGCTTAAGGCCGGACAAAATCTGGTCGCGGCCGGAATTAATCTCTCCGCCATGGTACTCCTGGGGCTGGCAGGGAAGGGCGAGGTTTCACGACGGCACGCCCTGGCTACGGCAAAAATATGCAATGAAATGAAACCGCAGTATCTGGCGGCGCTTACGGTGACACCTGTTCCCGGAACTGTATTATATAGTCAGTTAGAACGGGGTAAGTTTAAATTACTGGATCCCTTTGAAACTCTGGAAGAGATGAAACAGATATTTGAGAACATTACCGCCGATAATATGAAGTTTATCGGCACTCATGCCTCCAACTACCTTCCTGTTACCGGTACGCTTCAGAAAGACAAACAAAAAATGATAGCTTTGGTTGACGCTGTTTTGGAAAACAGGGATGAGAATATGCTCCGCCCTGATCATCTAAGGGGGCTGTAA
- a CDS encoding inosine monophosphate cyclohydrolase codes for MKENLYEFLAGNEYPGRGICIGKTPGGNKAVIAYFIMGRSVNSRNRVFDPIDGGIRTMAADPSKMTDPHLIIYNPVLTLNKTAIVTNGDQTNTIYDFMSRDQFPDYNFEAALATRTFEDDKPNWTPRISGIVDMRTGGYKLNILKSCDGNENSVQRFTFDYLQPLAGEGHFISTYKCNGTPIPSFAGEPIHVAIDEEDPDLYGAKLWKALNEDNKVSLFVRAIDLKTQTYKDVIINKYKAVEE; via the coding sequence ATGAAAGAGAACTTATACGAATTTCTAGCTGGCAACGAATATCCGGGACGCGGTATCTGCATCGGAAAAACGCCCGGCGGCAACAAAGCCGTGATTGCCTATTTTATCATGGGACGCAGTGTCAACAGTCGTAACCGAGTGTTTGACCCCATCGACGGCGGCATCCGCACCATGGCAGCCGACCCTTCCAAAATGACCGACCCGCACCTGATTATTTATAATCCCGTGCTGACTCTGAACAAAACAGCGATTGTGACCAACGGCGACCAGACCAATACTATTTATGATTTTATGTCCCGCGATCAGTTTCCGGACTATAATTTTGAAGCGGCTCTCGCGACCCGTACCTTTGAAGATGATAAACCCAACTGGACGCCGCGCATTTCCGGCATAGTGGATATGCGCACAGGCGGCTACAAACTGAACATTTTGAAAAGCTGCGACGGCAACGAAAACAGCGTGCAGCGTTTTACCTTCGATTATTTGCAACCTCTGGCAGGCGAAGGACACTTTATCAGTACCTACAAATGCAATGGTACGCCGATTCCCAGTTTTGCGGGGGAGCCGATACATGTCGCCATAGACGAGGAAGATCCGGATCTTTACGGCGCCAAGCTTTGGAAAGCCTTAAATGAAGACAACAAGGTAAGTCTGTTTGTGCGTGCCATCGATCTTAAGACCCAGACGTATAAAGACGTCATCATCAACAAATACAAAGCAGTGGAGGAATAA
- the kdsB gene encoding 3-deoxy-manno-octulosonate cytidylyltransferase: protein MHKTRIFLKKRITAVGIIPVRYESSRFRGKVLADIGGKPMIQHVWEKANKAVLLDDLIVAADDERIIEAVRSFGGKAMLTSPKHPSGTDRINEAVQHLKTDIVINIQSDEPMLVPAMIDALVTALSEDKNILMATFRKKIKDQDQIHDPNTVKVVVDIKNFAMYFSRTPIPFDNSASAATSYYKHIGLYGYTKDFLSVFSKLPVSSLETFEGLEQLRALQNGYKIKVLETQHDTIGVDTPEDLENVRNKLLSST, encoded by the coding sequence ATGCATAAAACCAGAATATTCCTAAAAAAAAGAATAACGGCTGTGGGAATAATTCCGGTGCGATATGAATCTAGCAGGTTTAGGGGTAAAGTCTTGGCTGATATCGGGGGAAAGCCAATGATACAGCATGTGTGGGAAAAAGCTAACAAAGCAGTATTGCTCGATGATCTGATAGTTGCAGCAGATGATGAGAGAATAATTGAGGCTGTAAGATCATTTGGAGGAAAGGCAATGTTGACATCTCCAAAACATCCATCAGGAACAGATAGAATTAATGAGGCAGTTCAACACTTAAAAACTGATATAGTAATAAATATACAGTCGGACGAACCAATGCTTGTACCTGCAATGATTGATGCTCTTGTAACTGCTTTATCGGAAGATAAAAATATCCTTATGGCAACTTTTAGAAAGAAAATAAAGGATCAGGATCAGATACATGATCCTAACACTGTAAAGGTAGTCGTCGACATCAAAAATTTTGCAATGTATTTTTCAAGAACACCGATTCCATTTGATAATAGTGCCTCTGCCGCCACATCATATTACAAGCATATTGGCTTATACGGATACACGAAAGATTTCCTGTCTGTTTTTTCAAAGCTTCCGGTTTCATCACTGGAAACTTTTGAAGGATTAGAACAACTGCGCGCATTGCAAAACGGGTATAAGATAAAAGTTCTGGAGACCCAACATGATACCATTGGCGTAGATACTCCTGAAGATTTAGAGAACGTCAGGAATAAATTATTATCATCCACATAG